A genomic stretch from Budorcas taxicolor isolate Tak-1 chromosome 15, Takin1.1, whole genome shotgun sequence includes:
- the LOC128060535 gene encoding olfactory receptor 52A1-like, which produces MSISNVTIFMPSVLTLIGVPGLESVQCWIGVPFCAMYLIAMIGNFLLLIIIISERSLHQPMYIFLGMLGVTDIALSTSIVPKMLGIFWFHVTEIYFDSCLLQMWLIHTFQCTESGILLAMAVDRYVAICYPLRHAAIFSHKLVTQIAAMVTLRAAILVAPCLILIKVRLQFYHTTVISHSYCEHMAVVKLAAENIRVNKIYGLFVAFTVAGLDIVLITLSYIQIFITVFRLPQKEARLKAFNTCVAHICVFLQFYSLGFFSFFAHRFGSHIPPYIHILFSSTYLLVPPFLNPLVYGAKTKQICVHMVKIFCSKNLL; this is translated from the coding sequence ATGTCCATTTCCAACGTTACAATCTTCATGCCTTCTGTGTTGACCCTTATAGGAGTCCCAGGCCTAGAATCTGTGCAGTGCTGGATTGGGGTTCCATTTTGTGCCATGTATCTAATTGCTATGATtggaaatttcttgcttttgATTATCATCATATCAGAACGCAGCCTCCATCAGCCCATGTATATTTTCCTAGGCATGTTAGGAGTCACAGATATTGCTCTCAGCACAAGCATTGTGCCCAAGATGCTTGGAATCTTCTGGTTTCATGTAACAGAGATATATTTTGATTCTTGCTTGCTTCAAATGTGGCTCATCCACACATTTCAGTGCACAGAATCAGGCATCCTCCTAGCCATGGCCGTGGACCGCTATGTAGCCATCTGCTATCCACTCAGACATGCTGCCATCTTCTCTCACAAGTTAGTCACTCAAATAGCAGCTATGGTAACACTCAGGGCTGCCATTCTTGTAGCACCATGCCTAATACTGATAAAGGTTCGATTACAATTTTACCATACAACAGTCATCTCTCATTCCTACTGTGAACATATGGCTGTCGTGAAACTGGCTGCAGAAAATATCAGGGTTAACAAAATCTATGGTTTGTTTGTGGCCTTCACTGTTGCTGGGCTTGACATTGTGTTAATCACGTTGTCCTACATACAGATATTCATCACAGTTTTTCGTTTGCCTCAGAAGGAGGCTAGGTTGAAAGCATTCAACACTTGTGTCGCTCACATCTGTGTCTTCCTCCAGTTCTACTCCCTtggtttcttctccttctttgcaCATAGATTTGGTTCCCACATCCCTCCTTATATTCACATCCTCTTTTCTAGCACTTATCTGCTGGTCCCTCCATTTCTCAACCCACTTGTCTATGGTGCAAAGACCAAGCAGATCTGTGTCCATatggtaaaaatattttgttcaaaaAATTTGCTGTGa